The window GACAAGCCGAGCCTCCGCAGGGCAATGGCGGCGCAGCGACGCACGGCCCCAATGAAAGGAGGCGATGGCCCAGCCCATTGGCTACTCAACTGCTTGCTATCCATTCGGGTTGATCGTCGGGTTGCTGATCGCCGTTTTCATCTGGCAAATGTCCTTCCTTTCAGCTGGCCGCCAGCTCGACGCTCAACGGCATGATCTTCGCCCTCTGGCCAGTGATGTCAACTGTCCCCAGCTTCCGCCAGGGGCTTGCCCGCAGCCGTATAGGCCCGGGCTTCAGGGCTAGTTGACGGCAGCCCACTCAGCCGTAACTGAGTACAGCGATCACGAATATTGCGCGCGGCGTTGATGTCAGCATGCTCCTGGTACCCGCACTGCGGACAAGTGAACGCATGTCGACGGCGGTTCCCCCGCTGTCCACACTGCGAACAGATCTGACTGGTGTAAGCCGGGTTCACCTCCACCACGCACAGCCCCCGCTCCTGGGCCTGCTGCTCTGTCCAGCGCCGGACTAGGCCGCGTTGCCACAGCGCAAGCCGCCGCCGCAGCGCTCGCCCCCGGACCTGCTCTTGCTGGGGCGGCGGCACCTGGAGCTGTTCGAAGACCAGCACCGCGTGTGGGGGCACCCACTCCACCAGGCGCTTTGCTACGGTCTGGGCAAAGGTCTGGGTGCGGTGCCGTTGCCGACGGCCAAGCCGTTTCAGCACCCGCCGGACACTGCGGGTGTCCCGGTGCTGTGCCTTGTGGGCCGCCAGCTTCCGCTGCAGTCTCGCCCGTGTCTTCGCGGTCCGTCGATTGCGCACCTTCACCGCCTTCCCACTCACAAAGAGCACCCGCTCCTGTCCATCTACGGCCACCACCGCATTCGTCTCATTCAGATCGATCCCCACGACCCGGCTCGCTCCTGCTGCCTCATCCGAGGGTGGGAGGGGCTGCGGGTCTGGCACCTCCAGCGTGATGGTCAGTCGCCCCAGCAGCCGCCCATTGCGTTCCAGCACCGTGAGGCTGTCTATCGTCTTCGCCTGCGCCAGCCGCGGCTGAAAGGCCTCCGGCGCCTGGTAGGGCAGGCGTTTACGCCCGGCGACCGTCCAGATCGAGAGGGTGCCATCGCACAGACGGGCATCGCGTCCTCGCGGGCCAATCAGAAACAGCGCCCGTCTGCGCCGGAACTGGAACGGGCGCTGTGGCGGGTGGCGGTTGCTGCAGGCGCTCTGGTAGGCGGCGGCCACCAGCCGGATGGCGGTGCAGGTCATCTGCGCGTTGAGCTGGCCCTTGACCTCGTGATAGCAAGCTCGCTGCAGCCCCACGGCAGAGAGGGGCCTGCCCCCGTTGAAGCAGGGGGCTGAGAGCTGCTGCTGCACCCGCTGGAAGACGGCCAGGGTCTCACGCAGGTCTTCATCGGCTGGCAGCAGCAGCGGGATCGTTCGCTGCACCTGGGCCATTGTAGCACTCCTCCTCCTCGCTAGCGGTGCCTGCCTGCTCCCAGGACCCAGCCGTCGTGCGGTGCTGGACCCCGGAAGCAGGCAGCGTGACCGCGCTGACTAGTGGGCCACCTGGGTGCTGCCCAGGCGTGGGCAGGTACAGGTCCCGCAGCGAGGGCAGCCACCACAGGCATCCGCAGGCTGGTGGCAGCGCAGACAATTGCCGTAGAGGGGCAGGGGCGAGGGAATGCGGGCGGAGATCAGCCCGGCCAGAAACCCTGCTGACCAGGCGGCCCAGGCCCGCCAGCTTCCCACCTCGGGGGGCTTGCCCCAGCGGCCTTCTTTGAACAGGTGCACCACCTCTCTGATGAGGTCGCGATCGGTCAGCTCACAGACCTTGTGTATTTCCTCATGATCGAGGGTTTTGACGAAGTAGTCGTACGCTCCGTAGTAATAGCCGGCAACGAAGTCGGGGTCATGGACCTCGATGTAGGGGACATGAATGAACCAGCTCCGGGGGTTTCCCCTCCTCCAAGGTGACCCACATTGCGCAGCGAGGTGAAGGGACGGGAGAGACCGCTGCCGTCTCGGCAGCCGGGTCAGTAGGGGACTCGTGCGGCAACCCCGCGCGGTCGGGGAACAGGACAGCGTTCAGGGGGTGCTGTGGATCAGGGGACCCCGTGGAACCAGACAGCTCGGCCATGATTGGTCATGCTCCTTTCCTTTCGCACCAACACAGAGACGGGACAAGAACCCTCTCTGGGCCTGCCGGGATGCGCGGGGTCTCGTCAAGACAGCACGACCCCGGCAGCCAGCAAGCGACCAACGATGTAACACCGTACAGGACACGCAGGGAAGACCGCTGATCGCGCTTGACAGCCGGGGTCAGACGTGGCATACTACATCCAGACCCCGCTGTCAGACCAGAGCTGCCTGCTGGAGATTGGTCAACAGTGCACCAGCCTGCAGCTTTTGCTACCAGCGGGTTTATTGGAAGCACTCAAGTCTACCTCTTGAGTGCTTCGCTTTCTTTCTCGTAAGGCGGACTACGCTTTTCCTTTCCTCCTTATCTTAATTACCTTCACATCGCTTAAATCGCGTGGTTCAACCTTCTCACCTACACCTTTGGAGAGTGCCTGGGCAATAGCGCGCAAAGTACGAGGTTGAACCGGTAACCCTTCCGCTGCCCGCACAACAGTCTGGTAATCAAGACCCGCTTCACGAGCGAGATCCGATCTTGTCCACTTGGCTCTATCGAGATACTCCTCGATCGTTGGCATAACTCCTCCAAGCTATCTCTAGCATAAACTCAAATCATCAAAAAGTCAATAGAGTTTCCCTAGCCTTCGTGAAGACAGTGACAGGTAAATCTTATCAGCCTGTTCACAGACTGATAGGAATCTGACAGGGCTATAAACAATCTTCTCTGGCATTCTACCAACATTACTGGTAGCCTAACAGAGGCATCCATGCCGAAAACGTAGGCAACAATCCAAGGTTAGCGCTCCCCTCGTCTGGAACGCGATGTGGCTCTACAATGTGGCGGTGCGCTCGGGGAAATTCGAGCTATTTCGCCGTTGGATGGTCCATAATGTGCCAGCGGACCGCCGCATTCTGCTGCTCATCATCGGTTTCAGCTTCGGGGCGCTGATGGAGGGGATCTCGGGCTTCGGAACACCGGTGGCGATCTGCAGCGCGCTCCTGATCGGCCTCGGCTTCGAGCCGCTGGATGCCATTGTGATGACCCTGATTTTCAATACGACGCCCGTGGCCTTCGGAGCACTCGGGGTGCCAATTACTACTTTGCATGGGGTGACGAATCTGCCGACCCTGGCCCTGTCGGCAATGGTGGGGCGCCAGCTTCCTATCTTTAGTCTCTTGCTGCCGTTCTATGCTCTGGTGGTCTATGCCGGCCTGCGTAGCCTGCGTACCTGCTGGCCGGCGGCGCTGGTGGCGGGCCTCTCGTTCGCCTTGACCCAGTTCGCCGTTTCGAATTTCATTGGCCCCGAGCTGCCCGATGTTCTGGCATCGCTGGTGTCCCTGCTGTGCGTGATCCTCTTTGTGCAGGTCTGGCAGCCGCGGGATACGGCGGAGTATATGGCGGCCTTTGCGAACGCCAGTTCCAGCGCCAGTGGCGAGGGCGGGACGAGCCAGCCGACCACAGAGCGCCCCTCTCTGGGGGAGACGCTCCTGGCCTGGCTGCCCTGGCTGCTGGTGAGCGCGGTGGTGATTATCTGGACCTTCGCCGGAGTAGCGAAGATTGGCCAGGTGAATGTGCCCTGGCCCAACCTGCACAATGCGATTTATCTGACCCTTTATCAGAAGCCCTACGCCGCCCTCTATAACTTCCAACCGCTGGGCACGGGGACGGCTATTCTGCTGGCCATGCTGCTGACGACTGCGGTGATGATCGCTACCGGGGCCCGCCCGGCGATTCTCTGGCAGGCGCTGGCCGATACCTGGCGTCAGTTGCGCTACGCTATCCTCACAGTGATGTTCATTGTGGGCCTGGCCTATCTCTTTAACTACTCCGGTATCTCCTATACCATTGGCCTGGCCATTTCCTCGCTGGGTGTGGTCTTCCCCTTCTTCTCTGTCTTCTTGGGCTGGATCGCTTGCTTCCTGAGCGGCAGCGATACGTCGTCGAATGCCCTCTTCGGCAATCTGCAGGTGGTAGCGGCCCAGCAGTTGAAGCTGAGCCCGATCTTGATGGCAGCAACCAATTCCAGCGGGGCGGTGATGTCTAAGATGATCTCGCCGCAGAATCTGACAACTGGCGCTTCGACCATTGGTTTGACTGGCAAGGAGGGCCTGGTGGTACGCCGCACCTTCTGGCATAGTATCATCCTGGCCTGCGTGCTGGGCCTGATTGTCATGGCTCAACAGTACCTGGTGCCTGGCATTATTCCGCACTAAGCGGCTCCACACCGCGGGTCGCTCGACCCGCCACCAACAAGGGTCTGCCCGCCAATGCAGGGGCGTGGCGCGCCTTTTCCCCAGGGCTGCGCGCTCCGCCCCTTCCCTCACAGAGCAGGAGCGGCCTGACTCGTTTCTTCTTCTGGCTGACCCGCCCTCTTGCCCTCTTCTACTCCTCCACTGCCTACCACGCGCCTGCCCCGTCGCCTCCACCTGGCAAGCAAGGGACCTCTGGTCTCTGATCCATCCAGTGAATGATCACCAATTATTGACCAGGATGTGTCGATCTCTCAACTTGACTTTAAGCTAATTTTTATTGACACTATGTGTAGTGCCTGCTATGGTATCGTTGCGACCTTGGGCTTTGTGCGAGCAGAGGGGTCCCGCCGCCTTCACCGCCCAAGGGCGGGCAGCCGCCATCTTCGCTGGCTAGTGTTGGTCCAAAAAGAGAAAATTCTCCCCTATCATGGCGTTATGAAGAAGAGGCGGAAGAAGCTAGCTGCGACCGCCGGAGCTGGTTAATTGGGTTAGATCGTCACCTGAATGCAGAGGTTTTTTTGCTCATGAGCAGCCAGTACCCTCAAGGCAGAGCCGGTTCACCTGATGCACGCAGGCAACAGTTTGTGATGATGAATCTCCTCTTGCGCGCTGTTGCCACGATGTATACAATTGATGAGCTTTTCCAGTGGCTCTGTTACGCCTTTATCGAGCACCTCCAGATTGAGTTGATCGAATTTTGGACACCGCTCCTCACTCCGGCCCGCACCTCTGTGCTCCATCTGCGCACGATGCTCCCCCGCGATCCTAACTTGCCGGAGCAGATTACCTACAATGAGCAGATGCTGCTGATTGCCCAGCGCTTTGCTTTTGAGCAGCGTCCAGTCCAGACCTTTGCCATTGAGATGCTCTTTCCTCCGCAGCAGGTCAGTTTGCTGCATCAGTACGCTTGCCACTACTGTCTTGGTGGTTTCATGAGCAGTCCTGTGCTGCTTCCCGCTCCGCCTGCCACGCCGGGGCCCCAGGAGCCGCTGCCTTTCGCTCTGACCTATCTGTTCCTCGTGGGGTACCAGCCCCAAACTGAGCTACAGCAGGCCATTACCATGTTGCTGCGCCAGGCGATTGGTCTGGCGACTCAGCGTGGCTTGCTCCTCCCTCTGCCGGCGCCGGGTTCCGCCGTCCCTGGGCCTGGGCCGAGGTCTGCGGTCGCAGTTCCACCTGGGGCAGCGGCCAGGACACCAGGTCCTGGCCGTCAATCGCAACCAGTGCCACTGACCGCCTTGATTCCTCGACGCAAGGAGGATGCCGAACTGCTGACTTCAGAAAATCCTTTTGCCCGTTCTGCCGCCATCGCCGATAAGCGCGCCCGCCGCCTTCATGGCGCTATCGATGGCGTGCAGAGCATCGCTGAGCTGGTCCAAAGCACGGGTATGGACCTGGCCGATGTCCTGGCCGCTCTGCAGGTCCTGGTGAAAATGCGGCGCGTAGAATTGGTCGATCCCGACGGACACCCCGTCAGCGCCGAGCGGCTCTTTGAGTCCTGAGCTGGCCAGGGATCTGTCAGGTAAGGCAGGACCGCCGACGCTCTCTTTCGCTGACTATTTCTTTTCTCGATTTTTGCTTCTAGCTCTGGCTCGCTAGGAAGGAGGCAGACGTGGGTTTCAGTTGGATGCCCATTATGCTCGCGGTTATTCTGATCGCGATTACCCTCTTCGTGACCCTGCGTGTGGCCGTAGCCTATCCCCAGGTGCGTAGCACGCGCTTGCTGATGCTGGGGATCTCGATGGGGATGATCGCCCTCACTGGCCTGGCCGACCTGCTGTCAATGCTGGTGACGAGCGTCACCCTCCACACGGACTGGTTCCTGTATTTGGGCCAGGCTTGCGCCTATCTGTTTATCTTGCTCAGCCTGGTCAATAACTCGGATCAGTATTTGAGCGCCTTGCTCCGCTTGCAGATCATCTGTTCACTGGTGGCTCTCTGTATCGGGCTGCTCTCTCCAATTCTGCCGGATCTGCCAAATGTCGGCCTCCGCGCTACCCTGAGCGGCTCTCGCGCACTCCTTTGCCTGGGTATTTTCTATCTGTATACAACGGCCCTGCTGAAGAAGCCTACACGCTTCGCTTTCCTGATGGGCACGGCCTTCCTCTTCCTGGGCCTGGGCTATCTGATGATCTTCCAGAAGTATTTTTTTGTGAACTCCCTGCTGGTTGATAACATCGGCGACAGCCTGCGCATCATCGGCCTGTTGGCGATGCTGGTGGGAGTACTGGGCAGCTGAGAGAATGCCGCCACCGCCGCCAGACCAGGTCTGGGCCAGCGAGCAAGAACGAGGGAAGCTGGCTCAGGCCCGGCCTGGCCGACGCTGGCTCAGGTTTCGGTACTGCCCCCTCGTCGGGCAGCTATCCAGCTGCGCAGTGCGTTGGTATGATCAGTCATGTGCTCACAGGCTTCACCATAGATCAGCTCTCCAAGAGATTTCCCTTGCCAATGTGAGAGGCGTTCTGTCTCTATCAGCAGGTTGTCATCGAGGGCTGCGGTCTCCTCATAGAGACGGTGCCAGGTGGCGTGAAAGTTCGCCTGGGCCTCCTCCAGCGTTTGCACCCGCTTCTGGTGATAAAGACGCTGGTTGAGCGCTTCTAGCTCCTCTTCACTCATCGTCTCGAAGATGAGGACCGGGGCCTGCCCCTCGCGGGCAGCGGCGATATTGGCAAGCGTCAGCTCCATCCAGGCACTCAGATGCCCCAGGACATCCTTCACCGACCAGGTCCCCGCCACTCCTGGCAAAAGCAGCTCCTCCGATCTCAAAGTGGCAAGCAAGGTATTCCACTCGTGAGAGCAACGCTGCATTGCACGGAGCAGTTGAGCTTTCTCCACGGCTCTCTGTCCTTTTCTCTGGTCTCACAGCTCTAGCGAGAAAGACCGCTCTGTGTAGCCGCACGGCCTGTCTCTCAGAACGACGATCTCTTGAGTATAGTAGCCAAAGCGGTTATACTTCAACCTAATTCGTTGCTGCTAATTTGCTTGCCTCGTGCGGATAGTGAAAGCGAGGTTGCTATGTACTTTCCTACGACGCGCGTGCTCACGGTGCTGGAGCTGCTCCAGGCCC of the Thermogemmatispora onikobensis genome contains:
- a CDS encoding RNA-guided endonuclease InsQ/TnpB family protein, producing MAQVQRTIPLLLPADEDLRETLAVFQRVQQQLSAPCFNGGRPLSAVGLQRACYHEVKGQLNAQMTCTAIRLVAAAYQSACSNRHPPQRPFQFRRRRALFLIGPRGRDARLCDGTLSIWTVAGRKRLPYQAPEAFQPRLAQAKTIDSLTVLERNGRLLGRLTITLEVPDPQPLPPSDEAAGASRVVGIDLNETNAVVAVDGQERVLFVSGKAVKVRNRRTAKTRARLQRKLAAHKAQHRDTRSVRRVLKRLGRRQRHRTQTFAQTVAKRLVEWVPPHAVLVFEQLQVPPPQQEQVRGRALRRRLALWQRGLVRRWTEQQAQERGLCVVEVNPAYTSQICSQCGQRGNRRRHAFTCPQCGYQEHADINAARNIRDRCTQLRLSGLPSTSPEARAYTAAGKPLAEAGDS
- a CDS encoding helix-turn-helix domain-containing protein — translated: MPTIEEYLDRAKWTRSDLAREAGLDYQTVVRAAEGLPVQPRTLRAIAQALSKGVGEKVEPRDLSDVKVIKIRRKGKA
- a CDS encoding ClbS/DfsB family four-helix bundle protein, with the protein product MEKAQLLRAMQRCSHEWNTLLATLRSEELLLPGVAGTWSVKDVLGHLSAWMELTLANIAAAREGQAPVLIFETMSEEELEALNQRLYHQKRVQTLEEAQANFHATWHRLYEETAALDDNLLIETERLSHWQGKSLGELIYGEACEHMTDHTNALRSWIAARRGGSTET